The following DNA comes from Sinorhizobium mexicanum.
CAGTCGCTGGCGGTCGAATTCGGGGTGCGGGGCGTGCGCGTCAACGCGCTGCTGCCGGGCGGGACCGATACGCCGTCCAACCACGCGAACCTGCCGGGCGCGGCGCCGGAAACGCGGGGTTTCATCGAGGGCCTGCATGCGCTGAAACGGATGGGCCGGCCAGAGGAGATCGCAGAAGCGGCGCTCTATCTCGCGTCCGATTCCGCGAGCTTTGTCACCGCAGCGGCGCTGCTCGTCGATGGCGGCGTCTCGATCAACCGAACCTGATCTTGCAATGATCGAGCGTACTGCATGTTTCCTTAAATCGAATTCGATTTGAGGATAAAAACACAAAGAATTCAAATGGTTACAGCGTCCTTTGCGCATCTCAAAAGACGCGCGGCGCTGCAGGGAGGTCACAGCATGAAGAAACCCGGATCGATGAAATCGCTCGAGGACCTCGGTCGCGTCAGACTCTCGCAAAACTTCTTCCTGCGGGACTTCCTGCACTCCGAGATTGCCGATTTCTATCGCATTCCGAACATTCCGGACGATCCGGATCTCGCCATCGAGGCGGGGAGGAAGCTGTGCGAGGAACTGCTTGAACCGTTGCAGGCGACCTTCGGCCGCCTCCACATCCGCTCCGCCTATCGGAACCGGGCGGTCAACGCCTTCGGCAATGCCAACAAGCTCAATTGCTCCACCAATGCGGCGACAGCGGCGGACCACATATGGGACATGCGCGACGCCGACGGATGCATGGGCGCAACCACCTGCATCGTCATTCCCTGGGTCTGGGATCGGGAGCGTGAGGGCGGCGGCTGGCAGAGCCTTGCCTGGTGGATCCACGACCACCTTCCTTATGCCTCCCTCTGCTTCTTTCCAAAACTGTGGGCCTTCAACATCCAGTGGCACGAGAGGCCGCGCCGCGCCATCCGAAGCTATGCCGAGCCGCGCGGGCTTTTGACGAAGCCGGGCATGGCCAACCACGAGGGCAGCCACGCACAGCACTATGCCGGCTTTCCGCCGCCTGCGAAGACAGCGGATTTGTAACTCGCCCCTCCCGAATCCTGTTCAGTGAGAGCCGGTGGGGAGGGCTTGCGTCGCGCGTCGCCCGCTTCCCGCTATTCGCTCACGTCGTTCAGTCTGCCGATTGCTTCGTCGGAAAGCTTCAGTTCGGCAGACTTCACCAGACTCGCCAGTTGATCGAGATTGGTCGCGCTGGCGATCGGCGCGATCACGCCTTTGCGGGCGATGATCCAGGCAAGTGCGATTTCCGCCTGTTTCGCCCCGGTTTCCTCGGTAATTTCATCCAGGACGCCGAGTATGCGCATGCCGCGCCCGTCGAGGTATTTTTCGACGCCGCCGCCGCGCGCCGAGCCTTCGAGGTCCATGTGCGAGCGGTATTTGCCGGAGAGGAACCCCCTCGCCAGGCTGAAATAGGTGATGACGCCGATTCCCTCGGCGATGCAGAGGTCGCGCAGGGGGCCGTCATAGGACGCCCGGTCGTAGAGATTGTATTCCGGCTGCAGCACGGTGTAGCGTGGCAGTCCCTCCGTCGCCGAGACGTCGAGGGCGTTGCGCAGCTGTGTCGCATCGAGGTTCGATGCGCCGATGGCGCGGATCTTGCCTTGAGCGAGAAGCGCATCATAGGCGGCAAGCGTTTCCTCATAAGGCGTCTCTGGGTCCGGCCAATGCGACAGGTAGAGGTCGATATGGTCGGTCTGCAGACGGCGCAGCGAATCCTCGACCGCCTGCATGATCCAGCGCCGCGAAAGGCCCTTTCGGTCCGGCCCCAGCTCCGACCCGACCTTGGTGACGATGACCGCCTCGTCTCTCGCACGGCCTGACTGCTTCAGCCACTTGCCGATGATCGTTTCGGATTCTCCACCCTTGTTTCCGGGCACCCATGACGAGTAGACGTCTGCTGTATCGACGGCGTTGAAGCCGGCGTCGAAGAAGGCGTCGAGCAAGGCGAAGGATGTCTTATCGTCCGCTGTCCAGCCGAAGACGTTGCCGCCAAAAACGAGCGGCGCAATCGAGAGGCCGCTGCGGCCAAGTCTGCGCTTTTCCATGGTTTCGCTCCACAAGGTTGGATGAAAACAAGTCTGCGATCGGGAGGATTGCGGGCTGAAGATAGGCCACCATTGCGCAGAATGACACCTGCCGACAGACGTTTTTCTGCGCGTCGCAAGTTGCTAGGTACGTACCTCGGAGCTAGAGCGCCGCGCGTTCAAGTGAACGCGCAAAGGAGGCTCTAGAACTTTGAGTCTAGAGCCCCTCTTCTGCTTTCGGTAATTCCACTCGACAGCAGGATGCTCTAGTGTCGGCGCAGCCAAGAAGGAGACTAGCCATGCTGCGTTTCGGAATTCTGTCGACGGCCAAGATCGGCCGCGAACTCGTCGTGCCTGCCATTCAGGATGCGGAAAACTGCGTGGTCTCGGCGATCGCCAGCCGCGATTTCGCCAAGGCGAGAGAGATGGCCGATCGTTTCTCCGTGCCGCATGCGTTTGGATCCTACGAGGAAATGCTGGCATCCGACGCGATCGATGCCGTCTACATTCCGCTGCCGACCTCGCAGCACGTGGATTGGACGATCAAGGCCGCCGATGCCGGCAAGCACGTGCTCTGCGAGAAGCCGATCGCGCTCAAGGCGGAGGAGATCGACGCGCTGATTGCGGCGCGCGACCGCAACAAGGTACTGGTTTCGGAAGCCTTCATGGTGACCTACAGCCCGGTGTGGCGGAAGGTGCGCTCGCTGCTTGCAGAAGGAGCGATCGGCAAGCTCAGGCATGTGCAAGGGGCGTTTACGTATTACAATCGGGATCCCGGTAACATGCGCAACGTCCCCCAACTCGGCGGCGGGGGCCTGCCCGATATCGGCGTCTATCCGACGATCACGACCCGTTTCGTGACCGGCAAGGAGCCGGTTCGCGTTCAGGCCAATACCGATCGCGACCCGGAATTCGGCACGGACATCTATTCGAGCGTGCGGGCCGACTTCGGTGATTTCGAGCTGAGCTTCTACATCTCGACCCAGCTTGCCGCCCGCCAGGTCATGGTCTTCCACGGCGACAAGGGCTACATCGAGGTGAAGTCGCCCTTCAACGCGGACCGCTACGGCCGCGAGGAAGTGGAACTCACCAACCAGAACCACGGTCAGTCGCAGCTCTTCCGCTTCCAGGATGCGCGCCAGTACAAGCTCGAAGCGGAGGCATTCTCGCGTGCGGCAACCGGGCAGCCGGAGGAAGTGGTGACACTCGAGAACTCACGCCTCAATCAGAAGCTCATCGATGCCATCTACCGGGCGAGCGAAAAGGACGGCTGGGAGACGGTCTGAATCCATAGCGTTAGCCGGCGAATGATGGCCCGCCTCGCGCGGGCCATTTGTTGGAAGCGTCTCCTGCAGCGGGTGAACATCAGGCCAGCTACCTCCGAGGTAATGGATTTTGCGCTTCGATCGGACCAAGCTGCCGGCGCAACGGAGGAAAGGCTAATGGAGTTCGGCCGTCACCTGAAGGAATGGCGCGGGCATCGCCGCATGAGCCAGCTCGATCTCGCCGTTGCCGCAGGAATTTCCGCGCGCCATCTTTCGTTCCTGGAAACCGGTCGCTCGAAACCGTCCGAAGGGATGATCCTGCGGCTGGCGTCGGTGCTCGATATTCCGGCCCGGGATCAGGGCTCGCTGTTTACCGCCGCAGGCTACCGGCCGCGGATGACGACGCGTCCCGCTCGTGGGCTCGATGCCATGCCTCCAGCCGTCGCAAGCGCGATCCGGCTGATGCTCGACCGCCATGCTCCCTATCCCGGTCTCGTCTTTGACCATGAATACACCGTGCTGCTTACGACTCCCGCCTTTGCCGCCCTTGCGGAAGCCACGAAGGTTCCCGTCAACCCCGGCCAGAACTTCCTCGACGCCTTCCTCGGATCGGAGAACATCCGCGCGCTCGTCATCAACTGGGAGGCGGCCGCCGCGGACCTGGTCCAACGCGTGCGCATGGAGGCATGGCTGCAGGGGCCACGCAGCCCGCTGCAAAGGCGGTTGGAACGTCTGGTCCTCGATCCGGCGGTCGCCCGGGCAATCGACAACTGTCCCGACACCGACCGGCTGCCGGTGCTGCCCATCGAACTGCGCGTCGGCGCGGCTGAACTGCGCTTCATCACCACGCTTTCGACCTTCGGCTCGACTCAGGACGCGCTCGTCGAAGGCGTGCTGATCGAATCCTTCTTTCCGGCGGACGACGCGACGCGCCGCTTCTTCGAACATCCGGATTGATGTTTGGCCGAAGCGAGGACGGATTTGTCGAGCGCGACGGGATTCAGGAATTTATGACGATCATACCGCCGATGATAAGCGCTGCGCCGGCGGCATAGCGAATGGTGAGCGCTTCGCCGAGAAAAAGGGCCGCGAACAGCGGGACGAAGCAGAACGTCAGCGCCATGAAGGAATAGGCAAGCGTCAGCGGCACGGATCTCAAGGTGAAGATCCAGATGATCGTACCGAGGCCATAGAGCGCGAGCGCGGCAAGAAGCGTTGGATTTGCGACCAGCGCGGTCAGGCCCTGGAAATCGAATCCGCCCGTTCTGGCGCTGGTCAGCTTGAACAGGATCTGCCCGGTCGAAATCAGGATCGGCGTGAAAATCAGTCCGAACCAGACGGCGGGCGCGAGGTTGAAAGCCATCATCCGCGCGGCCTCACGACTTGTCTTCACGATAGAAAATATCGCGCCCGATATCGATGCACTCATGGCGCTCCGGCACCGGATGCATCGCCCGCAGGAAAGAATGCGTGTAGGGGAAGAAATTGAAATGCGGGTTGAAGGTGTAGCGGTATTCCCGTTCGCGCGGCACGACGATGATCACCCGCTGGCGCGCGATACGCCGGAGCTCCGAGATCGCCCGGCGATAGTCGAGAATATGTTCGATCACATGGGTGCAGACGACCGTATCGAACTCCCCATCAGAAAACGGCAGTTCCTCGATCTTGGCGGCGACATACTCGACGCCGTCGATCGCAGCGGCATCGTCAATGGCGAAATCGACGCCGGCGAGCCGCTCAAGGGCCGGATTGGCGCTTCTGATCCGCTTCAAAAGCGCGCCGGTGCCGCAGCCGACGTCGCAGACGCTGCTGCCGCGAATCTCGGCCGTGATCTTGCGGATGCAGGCCTCGGAATTGTCGGTTCCCTCGTGCACGCGCGGATGCTGCCGGTAAAGCTGTTCATACTCCGCGGCCGAGAGGAACGGCGCCCGCTCGCGAAAGCGAGCAAGATGCGAGATATGATCGCCCCAGGCAAGACTCGCCACCCGCTTAAAGAGGCGCGAGTCGCGCAGGATGGGTGGGACAACGTCCTCGATGACGAAGCGTATGCGGTTTGTCGTTTCCCGATTCATCGGCAATGTCCCTCGAGCAATCCGTCCGGAATTGCGTAAGTTCAAAGAGTTAGGTCTCAGGTGGTAGCCTTCCTGCCCTGCCGCTTCGGCAGGGAGACAGGAATTGCCGACGATTTTTCAGCGTCGTGCGGTCTTTGCCGGGCGATCGTCATGTAGTGGATCCGCAACTGCTCCGTTCGGGCGCGCGAGACAGAATCGAGAATGAGGCCGGCGGTGAAAAGCATGATCGCCACCAGCATGAGCGCCATCGAAAAGACCCAGGTCGGCAGGCGCGGTACGAGTCCCGTTGCGAAATATTCGGTGAGAACCGGCACCATGAAGGCGAGGCTTGTGGTGAGGAAGGCGGCGCCGATCAGGCTAAAAAACGCGAATGGCCGCGTCTCCTTCATCAGCATGGCAAACATCCAGAGGATCTTGGTCCCATCCCTGAAGGTCGAGAGCTTAGAATGGGAACCCTCGGGTCGCCGGCCATAGTCGAGCTCAAGTTCGGTGACGGGCAACTTGAGCCGGGATGCATGCACGGACATTTCCGTTTCGATTTCGAATCCGTTGGAGACGGCGGGAAAGCTCTTCACGAAGCGGCGCGAAAACGCCCGGTAGCCGGAGAAGATATCACTGAAATCGGTACCGAAGATCGAACGATAAAGGAGATTGAAGATGCGGTTGCCGAAGGCGTGACCCTGGCGCCCCGCTTCAAACCGGATATGCCTGCGGGTTCCGACGACCATGTCCGCCTGCTCGGTCAGAAGTGTGCGAATGAGGTCTTCGGCGTCCGCAGGAGAGTATGTGCCGTCCCCGTCCGCCATGACATAGATGTCCGCGTCGATGTCGGCGAACATGCGCCGGACGACGTGGCCCTTGCCCTGGCGGCGCTCGCGTACGACCGCGGCGCCGGCGAGCATCGCCTGCAGCGGCGTGCCGTCGATCGAATTGTTGTCGTAGACATAGATGCGCGCGGATGGCAGCGCCGCCCTGAAGTCGCGCACGAGCTGACCGATCGTCGATGCCTCGTTGTAGCAAGGCAGGAGAACGGCGATGTCTAGCTGCTCGGACATGGATGCTGCTCCGGTGGCGGGAACCGGTGCGATCCTACACGCGAGGCGGTTAACAACACGCTATGGCTGTCTGGGGCATCGAGCGCGCGATCGAGAAAACGCCTCAGCCACGGCTTTACGCTTTCTTGATTGGCGCTCGCTAGGATTGCGGCACACTTCAAGCGAAGCCGTACCGTTCTTCGCATCAGGTTGATTGATCACGCAGCGCTTGGATTGCGTCAATCCAAGCGCGGCAATGGTTCCGGCGGCGGTGGACAGTCCGATGGCAGAGACGGTTGGAACATTGATGGCGCCGGATGAGCACGCGGGGGCAAGGCACCTTCCGCTGTGGTCGCGATTGTGGTGGATGGTGTTCG
Coding sequences within:
- a CDS encoding aldo/keto reductase, with protein sequence MEKRRLGRSGLSIAPLVFGGNVFGWTADDKTSFALLDAFFDAGFNAVDTADVYSSWVPGNKGGESETIIGKWLKQSGRARDEAVIVTKVGSELGPDRKGLSRRWIMQAVEDSLRRLQTDHIDLYLSHWPDPETPYEETLAAYDALLAQGKIRAIGASNLDATQLRNALDVSATEGLPRYTVLQPEYNLYDRASYDGPLRDLCIAEGIGVITYFSLARGFLSGKYRSHMDLEGSARGGGVEKYLDGRGMRILGVLDEITEETGAKQAEIALAWIIARKGVIAPIASATNLDQLASLVKSAELKLSDEAIGRLNDVSE
- a CDS encoding Gfo/Idh/MocA family protein, whose protein sequence is MLRFGILSTAKIGRELVVPAIQDAENCVVSAIASRDFAKAREMADRFSVPHAFGSYEEMLASDAIDAVYIPLPTSQHVDWTIKAADAGKHVLCEKPIALKAEEIDALIAARDRNKVLVSEAFMVTYSPVWRKVRSLLAEGAIGKLRHVQGAFTYYNRDPGNMRNVPQLGGGGLPDIGVYPTITTRFVTGKEPVRVQANTDRDPEFGTDIYSSVRADFGDFELSFYISTQLAARQVMVFHGDKGYIEVKSPFNADRYGREEVELTNQNHGQSQLFRFQDARQYKLEAEAFSRAATGQPEEVVTLENSRLNQKLIDAIYRASEKDGWETV
- a CDS encoding helix-turn-helix domain-containing protein; this encodes MEFGRHLKEWRGHRRMSQLDLAVAAGISARHLSFLETGRSKPSEGMILRLASVLDIPARDQGSLFTAAGYRPRMTTRPARGLDAMPPAVASAIRLMLDRHAPYPGLVFDHEYTVLLTTPAFAALAEATKVPVNPGQNFLDAFLGSENIRALVINWEAAAADLVQRVRMEAWLQGPRSPLQRRLERLVLDPAVARAIDNCPDTDRLPVLPIELRVGAAELRFITTLSTFGSTQDALVEGVLIESFFPADDATRRFFEHPD
- a CDS encoding transporter; the protein is MMAFNLAPAVWFGLIFTPILISTGQILFKLTSARTGGFDFQGLTALVANPTLLAALALYGLGTIIWIFTLRSVPLTLAYSFMALTFCFVPLFAALFLGEALTIRYAAGAALIIGGMIVINS
- a CDS encoding class I SAM-dependent methyltransferase; amino-acid sequence: MNRETTNRIRFVIEDVVPPILRDSRLFKRVASLAWGDHISHLARFRERAPFLSAAEYEQLYRQHPRVHEGTDNSEACIRKITAEIRGSSVCDVGCGTGALLKRIRSANPALERLAGVDFAIDDAAAIDGVEYVAAKIEELPFSDGEFDTVVCTHVIEHILDYRRAISELRRIARQRVIIVVPREREYRYTFNPHFNFFPYTHSFLRAMHPVPERHECIDIGRDIFYREDKS
- a CDS encoding glycosyltransferase, with amino-acid sequence MSEQLDIAVLLPCYNEASTIGQLVRDFRAALPSARIYVYDNNSIDGTPLQAMLAGAAVVRERRQGKGHVVRRMFADIDADIYVMADGDGTYSPADAEDLIRTLLTEQADMVVGTRRHIRFEAGRQGHAFGNRIFNLLYRSIFGTDFSDIFSGYRAFSRRFVKSFPAVSNGFEIETEMSVHASRLKLPVTELELDYGRRPEGSHSKLSTFRDGTKILWMFAMLMKETRPFAFFSLIGAAFLTTSLAFMVPVLTEYFATGLVPRLPTWVFSMALMLVAIMLFTAGLILDSVSRARTEQLRIHYMTIARQRPHDAEKSSAIPVSLPKRQGRKATT